The candidate division KSB1 bacterium genome has a window encoding:
- a CDS encoding M14 family zinc carboxypeptidase produces the protein MDPARFWPGLCLAAGLSFMVAACRPEAPQLTAQVELTAPWVLDSLRAMPGVRVVAVEERSALVRLNERQFLRLSRRGYELALVVPLRQAPQIPSWYPQRAQVESRLEALADSFPQLALRVQIGRAPAGHPAIWALKISDNPASEEDEPAAIFYGGLHAQEALGVMACLRLAESLCSRYHADSSLRSLVDNAEIWVLPLLNPEGYELVLSRRIAFPWWRKNVRDNNGNGIFEPAYDGVDLNRNFGFNWETGGSGDPGSWYYRGPQPFSEWETAAVESLAVARRFVVGISFHSHGRKVLYPWSNAPEPPDAKLLKEMAQSLAKSMRASGGHYEALPLNGQSGQSSVWLYGALGTLDFTVELGTEYFPEASDAEKELRGAVQAAIGLLARLAGPGVRGQVVDAATKTPLHAHVAVANLDNDAVWPRMTDPKTGRFYRLLEPGVYELVVSAKGYRRRRLSVRLHDGPAVDRVVALQTDQGT, from the coding sequence ATGGACCCCGCCCGCTTCTGGCCAGGCCTCTGTCTGGCGGCTGGCCTCTCGTTCATGGTGGCTGCCTGTCGTCCAGAGGCCCCACAGCTCACCGCGCAGGTGGAGTTGACCGCACCGTGGGTGCTGGATAGCTTGCGGGCCATGCCCGGCGTGCGCGTCGTGGCAGTGGAGGAGCGGAGTGCGTTGGTGCGCCTCAACGAGCGCCAGTTCCTGAGGCTGAGCCGGCGCGGGTATGAGCTGGCGCTGGTTGTCCCTCTGCGCCAAGCACCCCAGATCCCGTCCTGGTATCCGCAGCGTGCGCAGGTGGAAAGTCGGCTGGAGGCACTGGCAGACTCATTTCCTCAATTGGCACTCCGAGTGCAGATTGGAAGGGCCCCGGCAGGCCACCCTGCAATTTGGGCGCTCAAGATTTCCGACAATCCTGCCAGCGAGGAAGACGAACCGGCCGCCATTTTCTATGGGGGTCTTCACGCCCAGGAGGCGCTCGGGGTGATGGCCTGCCTGCGCCTGGCAGAGAGCCTGTGCTCCCGCTACCATGCAGATAGCAGCTTGCGGAGCCTCGTGGACAATGCCGAGATTTGGGTCTTGCCTCTGCTGAATCCCGAAGGCTACGAGCTGGTGCTGAGCCGGCGGATTGCGTTTCCCTGGTGGCGCAAGAACGTGCGGGACAACAACGGCAACGGCATCTTCGAGCCGGCGTATGATGGGGTGGACCTCAATCGCAATTTCGGTTTCAACTGGGAAACAGGAGGCAGTGGCGATCCCGGCAGCTGGTACTATCGGGGCCCGCAGCCGTTTTCGGAGTGGGAGACTGCGGCCGTGGAGAGCCTGGCGGTGGCGCGGCGCTTCGTGGTGGGCATCAGCTTCCACAGTCATGGGCGGAAAGTGCTCTACCCCTGGAGCAACGCCCCTGAGCCACCCGATGCCAAACTGCTCAAGGAAATGGCCCAATCCCTGGCGAAATCTATGCGGGCAAGCGGCGGGCACTACGAGGCGCTTCCCCTCAATGGGCAGTCAGGGCAGAGCTCGGTGTGGCTCTACGGTGCCTTGGGGACGCTAGACTTTACCGTGGAGCTGGGAACCGAGTACTTCCCTGAGGCGTCAGATGCGGAAAAGGAGTTGCGCGGTGCAGTGCAGGCCGCCATTGGCTTGCTTGCGCGACTCGCCGGTCCTGGCGTTCGTGGGCAGGTGGTGGATGCGGCTACAAAGACGCCGCTCCATGCCCACGTCGCTGTCGCAAATCTTGACAATGACGCTGTTTGGCCGCGCATGACAGACCCGAAGACTGGCCGGTTCTATCGGCTGCTGGAACCAGGCGTGTACGAGCTGGTCGTGTCCGCCAAAGGGTACCGCCGCAGACGCCTTTCCGTACGCCTCCATGACGGGCCGGCGGTGGACAGGGTGGTCGCGCTGCAAACCGACCAGGGCACCTGA